A region of Sparus aurata chromosome 8, fSpaAur1.1, whole genome shotgun sequence DNA encodes the following proteins:
- the lrrc4.2 gene encoding leucine-rich repeat-containing protein 4.2, which yields MSPLGQVSVQPTWNAALLAVLSLMVPALSMCQSTGPASGSANPQNCPGVCSCTNQLSKVVCTRRGLIRVPPNIPANTRYLNLMENSIETIQADTFRHLHHLEVLQLGRNAIRQIEVGAFNGLTSLNTLELFDNRLTVIPSGAFEYLSKLRELWLRNNPIESIPSYAFNRVPSLMRLDLGELRKLEYISDGAFEGLQNLKYLNLGMCNLREFPHLSQLVGLEELEISENVFPELKPGAFRGLKKLRKLWIMNSAITTIERNAFDDITDLVELNLAHNNLSSLPHNLFTPLQYLVELHLHHNPWRCDCDVVWLSWWLREYIPTNSTCCGRCHTPLHMRGRYLVEVDQTTFQCSAPFILDAPRDLNISAARVAELKCRTAAMSSVRWLLPNGTVLTHGSAHPRISVLNDGTLNFSNVLPSDTGVYTCMVSNMAGNSNASAYLNVSNAELNTSNLSYFTTVTVEVLEPTVEETPKPKPTVPASPSVFQPVFISTPTVLFQNTPTPRQVSIPTARVPSGPAASLDEVMKTTKIIIGCFVAVTLLAAAMLIAFYKLRKRHQQRSTVAAARTIEIIQMEEEVPPVPPPTSGSSGSDDTGLVLPTLVEHNSNTFKPGYVSSSSRQGGYGAHWTQNNSLHRSVRQHHSHISTIADPYVIKTTHGKEKVQETQI from the coding sequence ATGAGTCCTCTGGGCCAGGTTAGTGTGCAGCCTACCTGGAACGCAGCCCTGCTTGCCGTGCTCTCTCTCATGGTGCCTGCTCTCAGTATGTGCCAGTCCACAGGCCCTGCGTCGGGCTCGGCTAACCCACAGAACTGTCCAGGTGTGTGCTCCTGCACTAATCAGCTCAGCAAGGTGGTGTGTACCCGCCGGGGCCTGATTAGAGTTCCTCCGAACATCCCAGCCAACACCAGGTACCTGAACCTTATGGAAAACAGCATAGAGACCATACAGGCAGATACCTTCAGGCACCTGCATCACCTGGAGGTACTGCAGCTGGGCAGAAATGCTATCAGACAGATTGAAGTGGGGGCCTTCAATGGACTGACCAGCCTCAATACTCTGGAGCTGTTCGACAACAGACTGACGGTCATACCCAGTGGAGCTTTTGAGTACCTGTCAAAGTTGAGAGAGCTGTGGCTAAGAAACAATCCCATTGAGAGCATCCCCTCTTATGCCTTCAACCGTGTCCCCTCCCTCATGAGACTGGACCTGGGAGAACTGAGGAAGTTGGAGTACATCTCTGATGGGGCGTTCGAGGGCCTTCAGAACCTTAAGTACCTCAACTTGGGGATGTGCAACCTGAGGGAGTTTCCCCATCTTTCACAACTGGTGGGACTGGAGGAGTTAGAAATATCCGAGAATGTTTTCCCAGAACTGAAGCCCGGGGCCTTCCGTGGGCTCAAGAAATTACGTAAACTATGGATTATGAACTCTGCCATCACTACTATCGAGAGGAATGcatttgatgacatcacagactTGGTGGAGCTGAATTTAGCCCATAATAACCTTTCTTCCCTCCCCCACAACCTCTTCACCCCGCTACAGTATCTGGTGGAGCTACACCTGCATCACAACCCATGGCGATGTGACTGCGATGTCGTGTGGCTTTCCTGGTGGCTCAGAGAATACATTCCCACAAATTCCACCTGCTGTGGACGTTGCCACACCCCGCTCCACATGAGAGGACGATACTTGGTGGAAGTTGACCAGACCACCTTTCAGTGTTCGGCGCCGTTCATACTTGATGCTCCTAGAGATCTGAACATCTCAGCAGCGAGGGTGGCAGAACTGAAGTGTCGCACGGCTGCCATGAGCTCAGTCCGATGGCTTCTCCCCAATGGGACTGTATTGACCCATGGCTCGGCTCACCCTCGGATATCGGTCCTTAACGATGGGACACTCAACTTCTCCAATGTTCTCCCCTCAGACACGGGGGTCTACACTTGCATGGTGAGCAACATGGCGGGAAATTCCAATGCCTCGGCCTACCTAAACGTCAGCAACGCCGAACTCAACACGTCCAATCTGTCCTACTTTACCACCGTGACAGTGGAAGTTTTGGAGCCCACAGTGGAAGAGACACCTAAACCCAAGCCTACTGTCCCTGCCTCGCCCTCTGTCTTTCAGCCTGTCTTCATATCCACACCTACTGTGCTGTTTCAAAACACTCCGACTCCAAGGCAGGTGTCAATCCCCACTGCCAGAGTCCCTAGTGGGCCAGCCGCCAGCCTGGATGAGGTAATGAAAACCACCAAAATCatcattggctgttttgttgctgttacCTTGCTGGCAGCTGCCATGTTGATAGCGTTCTATAAGTTGCGTAAGCGGCATCAACAGAGGAGCACGGTGGCAGCAGCCAGGACCATAGAAATCAttcagatggaggaagaggttCCTCCTGTTCCACCACCCACCTCCGGATCTAGTGGCTCTGACGACACAGGGTTGGTACTGCCTACATTAGTGGAACACAACAGCAACACCTTTAAGCCTGGGTACGTGTCCTCCTCATCCCGCCAAGGGGGCTACGGAGCCCACTGGACCCAGAACAACTCTCTTCATCGCTCAGTCAGACAGCATCACAGCCACATCAGCACCATTGCTGATCCCTACGTCATTAAGACTACTCATGGCAAGGAGAAGGTTCAAGAGACCCAAATCTGA